The genomic stretch GTACGTCATGGTGGGGCAGGACAGCGTGTCGAATCCCGGCAAATGTGCCATCATCACCGGCACGGTGTTCGATCAGAACAACACGCCGATGTACGGCACGGTGTACGTGAAACGGATCGATCTCCCGCCCGCGCTCACCTTCAGCGGACAGTTGAAAAACGGTTCTTTCGCCGTGGCGGTATCCGACAGCGGCATGTACATCGTCAAGGCCTACGGCGCCGGCTTCACCACGGAATGGTATCTGGATGCTGCAGATGAGGCATCGGCTACTGCCGTCACCGTGCGCTGCAACGATTCCACATCGGTGAACATGATCGTCGCGTCCCAGACAACCGCAACCAAAACCATCACCGGAACCGTGGTCACCGCAGGTACGAATCAGCCCATCGCCACCGCAAAGGTGATTGCGATGAACACGAACACGCGGCAGTCGTACACCGCGCGCATCGACGCCAACGGCACGTACACGCTCGTGCTTCCCGAGAACGAAACCTATCTGCTGCAGGCCGTGGATCTTGCAGGCGGGCATGAGTCGCGCTACTATGACAATACACCCGACCCGAACCTTGCCACGTTGATCACGTTGACCGTGGATCGCAGCGGCATCGATTTCCTGCTTCCCACAACAAGGACGTATAACGGCAGCATCAGCGGTTCCGTGGTCGACAGCGCTTCAGCGCCGCTCATCGCGATGCTCAAACTGTATCGGATCGAAACAGTGGCCCAGTCGCCGATACTCGTCAAAGCGGGCGGCTTCATCACCGACAGCACCGGATCGAGCATCGGTAATTTTGAATTCCTCAACCTGAAGCCCGGCGAGTATGTGATCTACGCGATGCCGTACACACGCGAACATGTGCCGGGCTACTACAAGGCGCAGGATGTCGCGGTTCCCGATTGGACGCAGGCCACACGCATCAGCGTCGATTCGGCGAGCACCATCAGCGGCATCGTCATCTCGCTGCAGAAACGCTGGGGCCTCACCGGCGGCAAGATTGTTCGTGGCACCATCCGCGCGAAGATCGGCGGCTTTGCACTCGGCGGCACGCCGCTGCCCGAAGCCACCGCGATTCTCTACGATGCCTCGGGCCGTGTCAGTGATTATGCGGTGTCGGATGCCAACGGATTGTACGAGATGAACGAAGCGCCCACCGGTACTGTCACGCTGTTCTTCCACGCTCCGGGATACGTGTCGCAGAGCAATACCTTCCAGATCAGCGCGGGCTCTGGTCCCGTCGAACGCTCGGTCGAAGTAACACCGTCGTCACCGACCTCGGTCGACCGGCCCGTTGCGACCGATCTCACGTTCACCGTCTATCCGAATCCCGCGACCGATCGTCTCGTGCTGTCGGTCTCGGCGCCGGCGCAGATCAACCGCAACATCACGATCTACTCGCTGCTCGGCGCGCGCCTCTCGACGCATACTCTCACAGCGGGAGCAACGCATCTCACCGTGCCGCTCGGCTCCCTCTCACCCGGCACCTACATCGCCGCCTTCGACAACAACACGCAGGCCCTGCGCTTCCGCGTCACGCGCTGACCTCACACGAAGAACACCGTAACCAGAACGCAGAACACGTTGCCGTGTTCTGCGTTCACTTTTTTATCGCCGTCCCAATCCCACCCCTTCCCTCTTCTCTCTTCTCTCTTCTCTCTTCCCCCTTCCCCCTTCCCCTTTCTACCTTCTACTTTCCACCTTCTACTTTCCACCGCCCAACAACAACCCTCACACTCCTCATCCCGCCACCACTCTCGAGTAACACCACATACACTCCCGCCTCGATCCCCGTCCATCGGATGTCGATTTCTCCGGCAGATGCGGACCAGCGGATCGGGATCGATCTGCCGAGAATGTCGACGAGACGCACTGCGTGCGGAGACGTCTCGCCCGTCCCGAGTTCTATCCTGACGCTGCCATGCGCCGGCTGCGGGAAGGCACGC from Ignavibacteriota bacterium encodes the following:
- a CDS encoding carboxypeptidase regulatory-like domain-containing protein — translated: MTMFRLWTGALLLAIVVACGSAHTLNEAQRGGVRFTSTPPSTAQIGIEYVYDANAEGPPSDVVLYRSILLPSGATLDSLTGEVRWTPAANGKVTFKIAAYLQSNPTITAQQSWYVMVGQDSVSNPGKCAIITGTVFDQNNTPMYGTVYVKRIDLPPALTFSGQLKNGSFAVAVSDSGMYIVKAYGAGFTTEWYLDAADEASATAVTVRCNDSTSVNMIVASQTTATKTITGTVVTAGTNQPIATAKVIAMNTNTRQSYTARIDANGTYTLVLPENETYLLQAVDLAGGHESRYYDNTPDPNLATLITLTVDRSGIDFLLPTTRTYNGSISGSVVDSASAPLIAMLKLYRIETVAQSPILVKAGGFITDSTGSSIGNFEFLNLKPGEYVIYAMPYTREHVPGYYKAQDVAVPDWTQATRISVDSASTISGIVISLQKRWGLTGGKIVRGTIRAKIGGFALGGTPLPEATAILYDASGRVSDYAVSDANGLYEMNEAPTGTVTLFFHAPGYVSQSNTFQISAGSGPVERSVEVTPSSPTSVDRPVATDLTFTVYPNPATDRLVLSVSAPAQINRNITIYSLLGARLSTHTLTAGATHLTVPLGSLSPGTYIAAFDNNTQALRFRVTR